In Indioceanicola profundi, the genomic stretch GCGGCGCTGCCGACCGTCTCCACGGCAATGGCGTCGGTCGTCGACATCGCATTGTTGGAGCCGTTGTTCTGGGCGGCATGGATGATGCCTTTGGAGGAACGGAAGGCATCGCTCTGGAAGCCGTTGTCGCGGCGTCCGCCGGCACCATTGGCATTCTCGCCATCGGTGGTCCCGGTGATGGAGTGATTGATCCTGGACGTCTGGGTGCTTTGTCCGACCTCAGCGGCGCCGGCAGCCGTGGCTGACCCGATGGAGAGGGCCAGCAAGGATGCGCTCAGGCACAGCATGCGTTTCATTGTGATTCTCCTTGGCTGACTGCCGGGAACCGGATCTGCATCCTCTGCACCCGGGCCAAGCGATCATTGCCAAGGCCGGCCTGAATATCGCCTCGCACTCCATATAATCTGAATAGGATAGACCCTCTTTCCCGCCTCGGAACTTCCCGTTGCGGAGCACTCGAAAGTGGGTATTATCGCTCCGACAGTATTCATGGACCGCCTGTCGGAGAGGAGCAGCCGGATCATGATGGGGCAACGGACCGTCAGAGCCGTATCCGTGCTCGCCCTGGCCCTCCTTCCTTCTGCCGGTCTCTGCCGCGGGGGGAGGATATCTTCCGCGGGGGCGTCGGGTCAGCGCCCATCCAGGCCCGGATCGGCATATCCGCTGTTGCCGTGCCGGCGGAGCGGGTGCCCTGTTCCGGCTGTCACGGCGCCGACCGGACGGGCCGGACGGAGGGCGGGATCACCGCCCCGGACATCACGGCGGGCAGCCTCGGCGCATCGGCCCGCACCCGACCCGCCTATGACCGCGCCACCCTCTCCCGCGCCATCACTGAGGGCGTTGATCCCGGGGGCCGGCCGCTGGACCCGGCGATGCCGCGCTATCAGCTTTCTGCCGCGGATCTCGAGGCGCTGCTGGACTTTCTCACCCGCGATGCGGTCGATCCCGCCATCGACGATTCCGTGGTCCGGATCGAGCTGGCCGCCGATCTGGAGCCGGACCGCCGCGCCGTGGAACTGGCCTTGGCGGAGATCAACGGCGCGGACGGTATCCATGGACGGCGGCTGGAGCTGGGATCGCCGGGCCTGATCCACCTGTCCCTGCGGCAGGAGCCGGGTGAGCTATCCTGCGGTCCGGCGCGCCTGTGGCTGCACGGGGCCGGCGTCAGCAGCGGTGGAATCGGCCTGCTCCCCGACCCGGCTACAATAATCGGCGCGCTGGCTGCCCATCTGGCGCCTGCGAACCCCAAACTGGCCGTGGCCGGCGGCACCGCAGGGGAACGAGGCCTGGCCGAACAGGTCGCAAGGACCGCGGCGGCAGCAAGCGGGTCCGTTGGTCTGGAGGGCCGGATACTTCTCTGGCTGGGCGGTGCGCAGGAGCTGATGTCTTTTCTGGATGCGCAGGGCACCGAGCCCGCCGTCATCGTCGCCCTTCTGGATCGATTGGGGCCGGAGCTGATGGCAATGCCCCCGGAACTGCTCGGCATGCTGCGCT encodes the following:
- a CDS encoding c-type cytochrome, with the protein product MPCSGCHGADRTGRTEGGITAPDITAGSLGASARTRPAYDRATLSRAITEGVDPGGRPLDPAMPRYQLSAADLEALLDFLTRDAVDPAIDDSVVRIELAADLEPDRRAVELALAEINGADGIHGRRLELGSPGLIHLSLRQEPGELSCGPARLWLHGAGVSSGGIGLLPDPATIIGALAAHLAPANPKLAVAGGTAGERGLAEQVARTAAAASGSVGLEGRILLWLGGAQELMSFLDAQGTEPAVIVALLDRLGPELMAMPPELLGMLRLASPVLPTDWQRPEAHGFAEYARTGRLPLAPRTAAIYAGVQVMAETLRRSGRALSPDRLCEGMSALGLLDTGALPPLRLAPGRSSALTSLHLVGLDPASRRFIDAVSIPIP